TCAGCTCAGGGTCGCGCTCGCCGATCGTCTCGCCGTAGTAGCCGAGCATGAGGTCGGCAAATTCGGCGGTCATGACCTTGTAGCGGCCCATGAGCACGTTGAACACGGCCTGGGTGCCCACGATCTGCGAAGAGGGAGTCACCAGCGGCGGGTAGCCTGCGTCCTTGCGCACGCGGGGTACTTCTTCCATGACCTCGTCGATGCGGTCGCCTGCACCCTGGGCGTTGAGCTGGCTTTCCATGTTAGAAAGCATGCCGCCGGGGATCTGGGAGAGGAAGATGTTGGTATCCACCAAGGTCTTCGACTCGAATTCCTTGTACTTCGGGCGCACCTGCTTGAAGTGATCGCGGATATGGATCAAACGCTCCATATCTAGATCGGTGGTGTAGTCGGTGCCTTCAAGCATCTCCACCAAGGACTCGGTGGGATTGTGGCCTGGGCCAAGCGACATCGAAGAGATGGCGGTATCTACGACGTCGGCGCCGGCCTCGATGGCCTTCATCAGCGTCACCAGCGTCACGCCAGTGGTGGAGTGGCAGTGGACGTTGATTTGCGTATCTTCGCCGTAGGTTTCCTTGATGCCACGGACGATGTCGTAGGCGGGCTGCGGCTTGAGCAGGGCTGCCATGTCTTTGAGCGCGATGGAAGATGCGCCCATGTCCAGCAGGCGTCCGGCTTGCTTGACGTAGCCTTCTACGTCGTGCAGCGGTGAAACGGTGTAGCAGATGGTGCCCTGGGCATGGCCATCTACCTTGGTCACGGCGTTCATGGCGCGCTCGAGGTTGCGGGGATCATTCAGTGCATCGAATACACGGAAGACGTCCATGCCGTTTTCTTTGGACTTCTCGGCGAACTTGTCTACCACCATGTCTTCGTAGTGGCGGTAGCCAAGGAGGTTCTGGCCGCGAAGCAGCATCTGCAGCTTGGAATTCGGCATGAGTTTGCGGAAGGTGCGCAGTCGCTCCCAGGGATCTTCGTTGAGGAAGCGAATGCAGGCGTCGAAGGTGGCGCCGCCCCAGCACTCCACGGACCAGAATCCGGCCTTATCAATATCCTCACAGGCATCCACCATGTCTTCCATGGCCATGCGGGTTGCGAATAGGCTCTGGTGCGCGTCGCGCAGAGCGACTTCGGTCACTCCAATTTTTCGTGGGCTCATGCTTATCAAATGTAGGCGGATGTGATGCTAACTGCAGCCCGCGAAGGCTACAACTCAGGTCACATTCACGCAAAATGTGGGAATTGAACACCGTTCGGGAATGTTGTTTTACGCCCGTGAACACGCGATTTAATGTCTGAATATGACCGACTACTCACAGAATCGGGCATATATGAGTTTGCTCACGCCCGTTCGGACATGATCGCAGAAAGACTTATCCGGGCGGGCATCTGGGCAGACATGCAGGCGGGCATCCGGGCAAACACAGGGGTGTCGAGCGCTCGACAGGAGCCTCAGCGGACACTTCTGCCGAGCCTCAGCGGACACTTCTGAGGGCATCTCAGCCGGCGGCGATGCAGTCCAAGAGAGCACCGCGCCGAAGGCGCGCAGGGGTTTGCCTTTTGGGCTTCCAGCCCCTCCTCGCCTACTCCCCTAGGCTTCGAGCGGCACCTCGAGCAAGGCCTGGGAAGGCGTGGTGGACCCACCCGCGGGTTCCTGGGTGATCATAAACGCCTTGGCCTGGCGCACACCGCTGATTTCGGCTTCCATCTCCGGCTCAATTTCCTCAGATTCCATCACGCCTGCCGATTGCGCACCCTGATCATCCACCAACCACATCTGATAGGCCTGATCGGCGGGAGGAGCAGGAACATTGTGCAAGGACACCTTGGCTTGGTTCGAGCCCGGCGCATACTCCAGGGTGACGGTACCTCCGGCAACGGGCACTTCTACGGCCTTTTCGGCCTGCACGGATTGCTGCTGCTCGGCGTCGTTGCCAAGCTGTGGCACGACCACCACGGCTCCCACCACAAGCGCAGCCGCAGCGGCGATTGCTGCAAACCAGGGCTTTCTACGTCGGCTGATCGAAGGCACTTCTTGGGGCGTTAGGTCGGCTTTGAGTTTGCGCCACGCAGCATCACTATCAGGCATGTCCGCCTCCGAGCTCAACCCGGCAGCAACATCGCGGAATTGGCCGCGCATGCGTTCAAATTCTGGTTCTTTTAGCTTTTCGACGTCGCGTGCTTCCTCATCCGGCAGCGCCCCGAAGGCGGAAAGCGCCGCGAGCATCTCCAGCTCCTCACGCGAAGGTTGTGGATTATTCACGAGCCCATGCACCTCCTTAACGACGCCATCGCGTCTCGTAGTCGAGTCTTAATTGCCGAATGTGTTGCGCCAAGGCGCTCTGCCACCTGCTTGTAGCTCAGGCCTTGGAAATAGGCCAAGGTAACAGCTTCACGTTGTTTGAGCGTAAGCCCTGCAAAGCACTGGGCAAGCGCTGCGTGCTCGTCGAGTTGCAGCGCCCTGGAATCTGCCGGTTCTTCTGCCCCGGTCGATTGCATTTGTTGGGTAAATGTATCGGTTCTGCGGTTTTGAGATTGGCGGCTTCGAAGCAGATCCACTGCCCTTCGATGCGCCATCGCCAGCACCCAACCTTCGGCCGAGCCTTTGTCTGGATTAAAACTATGGGCACTGTGCCAGACCGATAAAAAGGCCTCGTGGGCAACGTCTTCTGCCAGCGCCGGATCGACTACCACTCGCAGCGCCAACCCATAGACGCGCTTGTGCAGCAGTCCGAAGAGCTGCTCAAAGGCTGCTACGTCACCACCGGCGGTGGCGAGCAGCAGCTCAGTCGCGTCGAGTTGAAGGCTTGGCACGGGCACAACAGTACACAAAAAAATTTTTTCTCCCACACACCCACCCACCCCACCGGGTGGCTCCGAACACTGTGTGAAGGCAGCACTCCGCTGCTTTATTTCGACCACATTTGATCGGAGCATCATGCACCTACACCGACGCACCGCCAAGACGGCAGCCGCCATTGTGGCCGCATCGACCCTCTTGCTTTCTGCTTGTTCAAACAGCGATGAGGACAGCACGGCTTCTTCTGAGGCCACTACCTCCGCTGTGATGAGCTCAACCAGCGCCGCCGCCACCTCTACGGAAGCAGTGGCGGCAGATAGCCCCAAGGGGCCGTTGTGCCAGGCATACGCCGATGCACACCCCGATGGCCCGGCTTCGCTTGAAGTGATTTCCGCCCAAAACGTGGTGGATGCCTTGCCCAATATCCCCGAGCTTTCCACGCTCACCTCGGCTCTTGCCGGGGAGCTGAACCCCGATGTGAATTTGATTGCCACCATCAAAGATGGTCAGTGGACCATCTTTGCGCCTATCAACGCAGCATTTGAAAAGCTCGACACCGAGACCATCGAGCAGCTCAAGAACGACCCTGAGTTGCTCAGCAAGATCCTCACCTACCACGTCGTAGACGGCAAGGCAGATCTTTCCGCAGTGGTAGGCGAGCACACCACCGTTGAGGGCACCACCCTCGAAGTCACCGACGGCGATCCGATGAAGGTCAATGACGCCACCATCGGCTGCGGCAATGTGCCTACCGAAAATGCCCAGGTGTACCTGATCGACTCCGTACTCATCCCCGCCGAATAATCCCCACACTTTCCTATCTACTAAGGAGACAACACCATGAACCGTTCCACCAAGATCGCCGCTCTTTCCGTCTTCGGCGCAGCAATCCTGACCCCTGCTGCTGCACAGGCTGCCACCTGGGATGCATGGATCCAACCCAGCGCACCGGGAGTGGACGTCGCTGGCGCACTGCCTGATTGGCACATTGAGAACGGCCACGCCGGAGCAAAGGCCGAAGATGCCATCGCGTTGAGCGTCGCAGCCCTTGGCGGCAAGGCCAATGCTCATGCCAGCAACCTTTCTGGCCCTGCTGCTATTGCCGTTGGCGAAGGTGCTCATGTTGAGGCCCACGGCGTGAACCCCGGTCTTGCCATCGGCATTGCAGGCCCGAACACCATGGTGCATATCGACGGCACCACCCCAGTGGTATGCGAAGGCCAGGCGGGTTTCGCAGGGGATTTCCAAACCCTCACCGGCTGCATTGCTTACACCAACATTGATGGCAGCACTGTGACGGTGCCGCTGTCCTTGCGCTAAACACTGCATCTGCAACCCCTTCGAGCCATCGTGCTTCGAGGGGGTTATTGCGCTTTATCGAGGGTCTGCCTGCTCATTGCAGTATTGAGGTGGGGGTAGCAGTATTTCTACCCCCGAAAATTGGTGCTGATGTTACTGATGTTACTTTTGTGACAATATTTAATTCAGATACCTCCATCTCTTCCCCTCAAATAGGAGTGCTAGCTATGAAAAAGTCCCTGCTCGCAATCGCATCGGCAGCAGCCCTTGCATTCGGCACCGTGCAACCGGCACAGGCCGAGCCCACCGCCGTATCCTCCGAGGCACCCGGCTTGAGCGTTGAGCAACTGCTCGAACTCGCCCAGACCCAATCCCCTGAAATCCAGGAGGCAGTAAAGGCACTGCTCGAACAAGCAAAAGCTCCTGCCTTGCCCTATGCAGAATCAGAAGATGAATTCGCCGCCGCCAAGTGGGGCGACAAGAGCCAAAAGAAGGAGTTCTGGGCTCCTGCTCCAGTGTTCGGCTGCGGAATTGGCGACCTCAAAGTCTCCGGCGCATGGGCAACTGTGCAGCCTGGTCCCAACAATGGCGCAGGGCGCGTATTGGGCAAGAACAACCTGATCCATCCATACATCCCCCACGGCCACGCCTTCTTCCACATCTTTGTAGGCGAAGATCAGCTCGCACCCGTACCTAAAGGCACCGACATGAAGGTGGCATGGCTCAACCTGAAGACCTTCAAGGGCGGCATCGATGATCTTGATGATTCTGTCCTCGGTCTAGGCATCAACGCACAGACCTCCAAGCTGGTCAAGACCGGCCAAGGCCCCGTAATCGCCGCCATCGCAGGTAAGACCGCCTACCGAGACGGCGAGGTCTGCACCGTATTCCCCGCTATCGGCTCCACCACCGTGAAGTAACACCCGCGACAACCCAGCATCTTCACGCCTCTGCACCCAAAGTGCGGAGGCTTCTTTTCATGCGCGAACAGCACCGCTTTTCGACGTCCAACGCCGCCAATGCGCCGGGCTTGAACATTGAGGCACTGCCCACATGCGCAATGTTTTCAGCCACTCGGCTCAGCGAGAATCCGGCGGCTCAAAAGCGCAACGTTGGGCGCCCTACTTGGTTAGGATCAAGCCAATCGAGTTTGCGGCTACCGGCAGCAAAACATGATGCCGATGACCAGGCACTTTCTGAAGGAGCAACGTTTAAGGAGGAGGACAAATCATGTATCTATCACCCGGGCTAGTGAGTCAATGGTTGGAAGTACTGGGGATTCCAGCGACGGAGGACAACGTCGAGGAACAATGGGAAGCACTGACCGATCGAATCTCGGACCTTAGATTGGAGCTCCAGGAGAGCTACACCCAGAAGTGGGAGCAATACCATCCAGGCCAGGAACTGTTCGACAACGGGGAAGAGTGGATGGCGATGCACGAACGAGTCATGCGCCAAGCGAAGGAGCTCGCGGCCAACGAGATGTTCTTAGAACCGATCCGTATCAAGCGGATGCAGGAGATGGACTAGCACTGTTGCTCGCCAGTGTTGGCAGAATCTACTCCCCCGAAAAGTAAGTGCACAGCAAGAAACCCCCGGTTCACTTTCGCAAACCGAGGGTTCCGGATTAGTAGCGGGGGCAGGATTCGAACCTACGACCTCTGGGTTATGAGCCCAGCGAGCTACCGAGCTGCTCCACCCCGCGCTGCATTGCTGTGAGCATTACTGCCCTGTGCAACGTGTGATAACACTACACAGAACACCACACCCCACGCAAACTCCCTGCTCAGACGCTGGAAGTGCGTGGGGTTGGCGTCGAAAAGCAGCTTATTGCTGGCCGGCTACCTTTTGGTATTCCTCGACGGCCTTGTCTAGCTCGTCAAGGGCGCGACCATATTCCTCATTGCTGCCGCCGCGGGCCTTGCGCAGATTGTCCAAAGCGCTATTGATCTTGCCAATGGCCTCGCCTTCGCTGCCGGAGCCGCTGGCGGGCGCAGAGGGCTTCTGCTCAGACTTCGCATCCGTTTCCTCATCGGAGGAAGCAGCGCTGGACGTATCTTCAAGCTTTTCGGCTTCGCTGAGGTCCTGGGCTGCCTTAGGGTCGATACCCACCTGGCTCAAGGCCTCGGAGATGGTGGGCGCGTAACCAACCTTGCCCTGATACGACACCAGCACGCGCAGCAGCTTCGGGAAGGCCGATTCCTGTCCCTTGCGCTGCGAGTACAAAGGCTCCACATAAAGGATCTCGCCGCCGCCTACCGGGAGGGTCAGCAGGTTGCCGTTATACAGATCGTTGGTGTCCTTCCACAGGGTGCGGTCGGAGGCAATCTGGTCGGAAGACATCATCGTGTCCTGCGCCTGCTTCGGGCCTTGGGTCAAGGTGTTGGTAGGCAGCACGCGCACGGTGATCTTGCCGTAGTTATCGGGATCCGACGTCACCGTCATGTGCGCGGCCAAGTACTCACGCTGCAAGCCGCGGAAGGGGGTGATGAGCTGGAAGGAAGCCTTCTTGCTCTCAGGATCAGAGGCCACCACATAGTACGGAGGCTGAGCCTTTTCGTTCTTGCCTTCCTTAGCGGAAGGATCGTTCGGCACAGACCAGAAGCGGTCGTTGGTGAAGAACTCGCGAGCATCGCTGACGTGGTAGCGCGCAAGCATTTCACGCTGCACCTTGAACATATCCTCCGGGTAA
This window of the Corynebacterium pseudopelargi genome carries:
- a CDS encoding methylmalonyl-CoA carboxytransferase subunit 5S, which translates into the protein MSPRKIGVTEVALRDAHQSLFATRMAMEDMVDACEDIDKAGFWSVECWGGATFDACIRFLNEDPWERLRTFRKLMPNSKLQMLLRGQNLLGYRHYEDMVVDKFAEKSKENGMDVFRVFDALNDPRNLERAMNAVTKVDGHAQGTICYTVSPLHDVEGYVKQAGRLLDMGASSIALKDMAALLKPQPAYDIVRGIKETYGEDTQINVHCHSTTGVTLVTLMKAIEAGADVVDTAISSMSLGPGHNPTESLVEMLEGTDYTTDLDMERLIHIRDHFKQVRPKYKEFESKTLVDTNIFLSQIPGGMLSNMESQLNAQGAGDRIDEVMEEVPRVRKDAGYPPLVTPSSQIVGTQAVFNVLMGRYKVMTAEFADLMLGYYGETIGERDPELIKQAQEQTKKEAITVRPADLLEPEWDHLVEEASKLEGFNGTDEDVLTNALFPGVAPNFFRTRDEGPKNVGKDPAKQKKRENEAVLEPITYKVTVGGRSQTVKVEPAE
- a CDS encoding anti-sigma factor → MNNPQPSREELEMLAALSAFGALPDEEARDVEKLKEPEFERMRGQFRDVAAGLSSEADMPDSDAAWRKLKADLTPQEVPSISRRRKPWFAAIAAAAALVVGAVVVVPQLGNDAEQQQSVQAEKAVEVPVAGGTVTLEYAPGSNQAKVSLHNVPAPPADQAYQMWLVDDQGAQSAGVMESEEIEPEMEAEISGVRQAKAFMITQEPAGGSTTPSQALLEVPLEA
- a CDS encoding sigma-70 family RNA polymerase sigma factor codes for the protein MPSLQLDATELLLATAGGDVAAFEQLFGLLHKRVYGLALRVVVDPALAEDVAHEAFLSVWHSAHSFNPDKGSAEGWVLAMAHRRAVDLLRSRQSQNRRTDTFTQQMQSTGAEEPADSRALQLDEHAALAQCFAGLTLKQREAVTLAYFQGLSYKQVAERLGATHSAIKTRLRDAMASLRRCMGS
- a CDS encoding fasciclin domain-containing protein, whose translation is MHLHRRTAKTAAAIVAASTLLLSACSNSDEDSTASSEATTSAVMSSTSAAATSTEAVAADSPKGPLCQAYADAHPDGPASLEVISAQNVVDALPNIPELSTLTSALAGELNPDVNLIATIKDGQWTIFAPINAAFEKLDTETIEQLKNDPELLSKILTYHVVDGKADLSAVVGEHTTVEGTTLEVTDGDPMKVNDATIGCGNVPTENAQVYLIDSVLIPAE